DNA from Mucilaginibacter mallensis:
TCAACGCTAAAACCTGTCATGAAGAAAATTGGAAAAGGATTATTGTACCTAGTTATAGCAGTTGTTTTAATTGCCGTTATAGCGGTATCCTACATCACATTAGCATTGCCCAGTGTTGGCAAGCCTGAAAATATAACCATAGCCATAACCCCGCAACGGGTGCTGCGCGGTAAGTACCTGGCCAATCATGTATCGCTTTGTATGGATTGCCATTCGCAGCGCGATTGGTCGAAATCTATTGGTGCTATTGAGCCGGATAAGTTCGGCGCGGGTGGTGATAAATTTGATTCAAGCGATGATGGTTTGCCTGGTGTTATATATGTACCCAACATCACACCGCATAATTTAAAAAACTGGACGGACGGTGAACTATTCCGCGCAATTACTACCGGCGAGCGCAAGGATGGTTCGGCTATATTCCCGCTTATGCCATGGGATTATTATTCAAAAATGAGCAGGGAAGACTTGTATTCTATTATTGCTTATTTGCGTAAGTTAACACCAATAGTAACCAGTCCGTATCCGAAAAGGCAGTTGGATTTTCCATTGAACATACTGGTGTACACTATGCCGCACAAAGCCTCCTTAGGTGAGATACCCCCGCAAAGCGATACTATTAAATACGGGGCATATATAATAAATGAAGCAGCTTGCGGCGGCTGCCATTCGCCATTAAAAAATGGAAAGATCATCCATGGGATGGATTATGCCGGCGGGCGCGATTTTAAGATCCAGGGCAGATCCTATTATTCGGCAAACATCACACCCGATAAAGCTACAGGTATCGGTAACTGGACAAGGGAGGCTTTTGTTAACAGGTTTAAGTCCTATACCGATTCGGCAGGGGCAAAGCAAAAAAATGCGCACGCCATAAGCCCAATGCCATGGTATGATTACAGCGGGATGAGTGAAGCGGACCTGAAAGCAATATATGCCTATTTGAAATCGATAAAACCGGTTAGTCATAAAATAGTTAACTGATAGTT
Protein-coding regions in this window:
- a CDS encoding c-type cytochrome, which encodes MKKIGKGLLYLVIAVVLIAVIAVSYITLALPSVGKPENITIAITPQRVLRGKYLANHVSLCMDCHSQRDWSKSIGAIEPDKFGAGGDKFDSSDDGLPGVIYVPNITPHNLKNWTDGELFRAITTGERKDGSAIFPLMPWDYYSKMSREDLYSIIAYLRKLTPIVTSPYPKRQLDFPLNILVYTMPHKASLGEIPPQSDTIKYGAYIINEAACGGCHSPLKNGKIIHGMDYAGGRDFKIQGRSYYSANITPDKATGIGNWTREAFVNRFKSYTDSAGAKQKNAHAISPMPWYDYSGMSEADLKAIYAYLKSIKPVSHKIVN